Sequence from the Actinocatenispora sera genome:
CCGTCATCGTCCTCACCCCACCACGGCGGCCCGGACGCACAGCACGTCGGGCAGGTGCGCGGCGATCTGCTGCCAGTGCTCCCCCTCGTCCGGGCTGGCGAACACCTCGCCGGACCGGGTGCCGAAGTAGACGCCGGGCACCGGCGCATCGTCCACCCCATCGCGTCGCGCAGCACGGTCGGGTAGAACCGCTGCTGGGGCAGGCCCTCGGTGAGCGCGGTCCAGCTGCCGCCCGCGTCCTCGCTGCGGTACACCCGGCAGGCCGCCTCCGGCGGGATGCGGTACTCGTCGGCCTGGATCGGGAAGTTGTAGACCACGCCCGGCCGGTGCGGATGCGACACCATCGTGAAGCCGAAGTCCGACGGCAGCCCGTCGGCGATCGAGGTCCACGCCGCCCCGCCGTCGTCGCTGCGGTAGACGCCATGGTGGTTCTGCGCGAACAGCTGGTCGGGCCGGTCCGGATGACGGGCCACCTTGTGCACGCACTGGCCGAACTCCGGGTACTCGTTCGGCAGGAACTTCGCCCGGATGCCGTGGTTGTTCGCCTGCCAGCTGGCACCGCCGTCGGTGGTGGTGTAGACGCCGCCGGTCGACATCGCCACCACGACCCGGTCGGCCTCGTGCGGATGCGGCAGCACCGTGTGCACCGCCTTGCCACCGAACCCGGGCGTCCACTCCGGCCGGTGCGGGTGGTCCCACAGGCCGCGGACGAACTCGAAGCTGCGGCCGCCGTCCTCGGACCGGAACAGCGCCGACGGCTGCACGCCCGCGTACACGACGTCGGGCTGGTCGGTGGGGCCGGGGGCCAGCTGCCACACCTGTTCCAGGCTGGCCTCGGTGTCGTCCGGGAAGGCGATCGGCGCGTCGGCCGGCTCCTGCCAGGTCGCGCCGAGGTCGTCGCTGACCGACACCCCGGGACCCCAGTGCTGGCTCGCGCTCCCGGCCAGGATGCGGGGCCGGGCGCCGCGGGTGTCGATCATCGCCGCGTAGACCGCGTGCATCGGGAAGTGCGGTCCGGTGAACTCCCAGTGGCTCCGGTCGCCGCTGGTGGCAAGGAACAGGCCCTTGCCGGTGCCGATCGCCAGCGCAACGGTGCCGGCGGCCGAACCGTGCTGTGCTGTCATCGTGGTCACCCTCTCCCGCCGGTGACCGCGTCGCCCCGGCCCGGCGTGCACGAAACGTGGCCGCTAGTATGCGCCGGCCCTCCGACAGCTTTCGCCCGAACGAGCGACCTCGCGCGACGGCACCGGTGGGTACCGCCGCGCGAGGTCCGGGGATCCAGCGTGGTCATGAGGCTCGGTACCGCACCGGCCCGGTGGCGTGGTGGTGGACCGACAGAGCCAGGACCAGCCACCGAGGGTCATGCTCAACGAGCCGTGGGACAGCGGGCCGGGCGTGGAGCCGCCGGGCTGGTCACGATGGCGGCGAGCGCCAGGGCGGCGGTCATCCCCACACCGGCGAGCCGTAACAGAATACGGTGGGGCATCTGCCCCTCCTCGTGCCGAGATCCACAAGATGGACGAAAGGCGACATCGATGAAAGGTGACATGTCGCATCTTGTCGGCCCAGGCGGGCGGGCGGAACCGCCGCACGCGGCGGGAAGGTGTCGGCGGCGGCATCCCGCCGGGATCGCAGCGGCCGACGGGAGGCCGACGGGGACGGTGTTCGGGAGGAAGTCATGTTCGAGACGTTGGGGCTGTCCACCGCGGCCGAGCAGCTCTACCTGGAACTGCTGGAGCGGCCCGGCGCCCGCCCGGACGCCCTGACCCGGTCCGACCGGGATCCCGACGCCGTCGGCGCCGCGATCGGCGAGCTGCGCGGGGCCGGACTGCTGCTGCCCGGTCCGGGCTGCACCGCGGTCGCGCCGGACGTCGCGGTCGAGCTGCTCGCGCACCGCCAGGAGGAACTGCTGCGCCGGGCTCGGGCCGCGGTCGAGCCGCTGCTGCTGCGCTACCGCCAGGTCGGCAGCCCGGATCCGGTCGAGCTGGTGGCCGGCAGCGAGCAGGTGTCACTGCGCTACGAGCAACTGGTTCGCTGCGCCCGCAAGGAGATCCTCGGCTTCGACAAGCCGCCGTACGTGGTGCCCGTGCGCGATCTCGGCATGGAGCTGGCGAGCCTGGGCCAGCGGGTGCGCTACCGCGCCGTGTACGCGCGGCCCGCGCTGACCATGCCCGGCCGGCTGTCCGATGTGGACACCCTGAAGAACGCGGGCGAGCAGGCCCGGATCCTGCCCGACCTGCCGTTCAAGCTGCTGATCGTGGACCGCCGGTGGGCGATGGTTCCGGTCAGCGAGGGCACCGAGGTGGAGCGCGCGATGGTGGTCCGGCCGTGCTCGCTGCTCGATGCGCTCGTCGCCACCTTCGACTCGTACTGGCAGCGCGCGGTGCCGTTCGGCGACGCCGGCCGGGCGAGCACCACCGGCGGCCGGGCCGCGCCGGACGATCTCTCCGAGGCCGACCGGCAGGTACTGGCGCTGCTCGCCACCGGGCTCACCGACGAGCGGATCGCCGCGCACCTGGGCCTCGGCCTGCGTACCGTGCAGCGCCGGGTGCGCGGTCTGATGGACCGGCTCGGCGCCGGAAACCGCTTCCAGGCCGGCCTGCAGGCCGCCCGCACCGGGCTGCTCTGAGCAGCACCGGTCGGGCGCGGCGCTCAGGGCCGTTCGAGCAGCGCTCAGGGCCGTTCGAGCAGCACGGTGGCACCCTCGTCGGCCAGTTCGGCGCGGATCAGGTAGTGCATCTTCTTGCCGGTGGCGGTGCGCGGCAGCTCGTCGACGAACCGGTACGCCCGCGGGCGCTTGAAGTCGGCCAGCATCGGATGCTCGCGGCAGTGCCGGTCGCATTCGGCCGCGGTCAACCCCTCCCCCGCCGGCTGCACGTACGCGACGACCAGCTGGCCCCACCGCTCGTCCGGGATGCCGACCACGATCGAGTCGGCGACCAGCGGATGCTCGTTGAGTACCTCCTCGACCTGCACCGGGTGGACGTTCTCGCCGCCGGAGATGATCATGTCGTCGCGGCGGCCGACGACCGTGACGAACTCCTGCTCGTCCCAGGTGCCGAGGTCGCCGGAGTAGAGCCAGCCGTCCCGGAACCGGGCGGCCTGCTCGGCAGCGTTGTTGACGTAGGAGTAGCCGGACTTGACCGAGCGCATGATGATCTCGCCGGTCTCGGTGCCGTCCTTGGCCACCGTGTCGGTCGGGTCCGTCGGCCGGTCGTCGTACACCTTGACCACCGCGACGTCGTCGTCGGTGCAGGCCCGGCCGGCGCTGCCGGCGTGCTCGGGCAGGTCGCCGGGGCGCAGGAAGGTGTTCCAGAACGCCTCGGTGGTGCCGTACCCGTTGAAGATGCGCGGCGTGAGCACCTGCTGGTAGCGCAGGCACGCGGCCCGCTCCAGCGGCGCGCCCATCGTCACCACGCCGCGCAGCGTGGACAGGTCCCGCGGGTTCTTCTCCTGCGCGTCGGCCAGCATCGCGAGGTTGGTGGGCGCGCCGATCAGGTACGTCAGGCCGTGCTCGGCGACCATGTCCAGGCACGCGTCCGGATCGAACTTGCGCATCGTCACCCCGGCCGCGCCGGCGTAGAAGATCGCGTTCGGGCCGCCCGGCGAGATGCCGCCGCGGTGGAACCACGGCGTCATGTTGAGCGTCCGGTCGGTCGGGTCCAGCGGGAAGTGCATGATCACGTCGTGCGCGGTGAGCACCTCGGCGACGCTGGGCAGCGACACACCCTTCGGCATCCCGGTGGTACCCGAGGTGTACAGCCGCACCGTCTCGTCGAAAGCGCCGGCCGGGTGCGCCGGTACCGCGCCGTCGGCCGGCAGCCCGTCGGCGAGCAGGTCGTCGAACGCGGTGATCCCGTCGGGTGCGGGCGCCTCCGCGGTCGCCGCCGCGACGATCGCCGGGACGTGCCCCGCGCGCTCCAGCGCCGCGACGGCCATCGGCGCGATCGCCGCGTCGAACACGTAGCCGACGGGCTCGCTGTCGTCGAGCACGTGCGCGGTCTCGCCGGCGGAGAACCGGAAGTTGATCGGTGCGGCGATCGCGCCGAGCTGCTGCGCGGCGAGGTAGCACAGCGCGAACTCGCTGCCGTTGAACAGCTGGAAGACCAGCACGTCGCCGGGCGCCACGCCGCGCGCGGCCAGGCCGGCGGCGAGCCGGTTCACCTCGGCGCCCAGCTGCGCGTACGTGTAGGACCGGTCGCGCGCGGTGTCGTGCAGCGCGAGTTCGTCGGCGAACCGGTGCACGTTGCGCCAGAAGCCGGACAGGAACGTGAAGTGCTGCTCGAAGACCGCGCGGTAGGCGGTCGGATCGTAGGTGTAGGACACGGTTGCCTCTCAACACCAGTCGGGCCGGCGCCGCCGGCGCTGTCGCGGGGATCAGTCGGGTCGGGTGAAGACCGCGACGCAGTTCTGGCCGCCGAAGCCGAACGCGTCCGCGATCGCCGCGGACACCGGCAGCGTCCGGGCCGCGTGCGGTACGTAGTCCAGGTCGCACTCCGGATCCGGGGTGTCCAGGTTGATCGTCGGCGGCACCCGGCCGTCCCGGACGGCGAGCGCGCAGACCATCGCGCCGAGCGCGCCGGCCGCGCCGATCATGTGGCCGACCATCGACTTCGGGCTGGAGATCGCCAGCCGGTCGGCGGCCGAGCCGAACGCCGCGTGCAGCGCCGCCGTCTCGGTCCGGTCGTTCGCCCTGGTCCCGGTGCCGTGCGCGCAGACATAGTCCACCTCGTCGGGTTTGACGTCGGCGTTGCGCAGCGCGCCGGTGATCGCCGCGGTGGCCTGCGCCGCGGTCGGATCGGGCGCGCTGACGTGGAACGCGTCCGCGGTCAGCGCGCCACCGGCGAGCGTCGCGTACGGCGCCGCGCCGCGCCGCGCCGCGTGCTCGGCGGACTCCAGTACGGCGAGCACGGCGCCCTCGCCGAACACGAAGCCGTCCCGGTCGGCGTCGAACGGCCGGCTCGCCGCCGCCGGATCGTCGTTGCGGGTGGACAGCGCGCCCATCCGGCCGAGCCCGGCGAACATCACCGGGGTGATCGCCGCGTCGGTACCGCCGCAGATCACCACGTCCGCCTCGCCGGCCGCGATCAGCCGCCGCGCCTCGACGAACGCGTACAACCCGCTCGCGCAAGCCAGCGCGCTCGCCGTCACCGGTCCGTGCACGCCCAGGTCGATGGCCACCTCGCAGGCCGGCATGTTGGTCAGCGACGAGGCCACGAAGTACGGCGAGATGTGCCGCTCGTCGCCCGCGAGCAGCTGCCGGGTCGCGCCCTCGATCGTGTCGAACCCGGCGACCGCGGCGTTGACGATCACCCCGACCCGGTCCGCCGGTACCGCGTCGGGGTCCGGCCGGGTGCTCGCGGGCGCTGGACCGGCGTCGCCCGCGGCGCGCGCCGGGGCCGGTTCGCCGGCCGTCGCCGCGGTGCCGATCCGCAGCCCGGCGTCGGCGACCGCCTCGCGGGCCGCGGCGACCGCGAACCGGGTGAACCGGGCCGAGCGGCGC
This genomic interval carries:
- a CDS encoding beta-ketoacyl-[acyl-carrier-protein] synthase family protein, which translates into the protein MTAAGSAAGAPRGVAVTGFGAVTPVGNDRESTWRALLAGRSGVGPITAFDPAGAPVRIAAEVRDFDPAAVLTGKRLRRSARFTRFAVAAAREAVADAGLRIGTAATAGEPAPARAAGDAGPAPASTRPDPDAVPADRVGVIVNAAVAGFDTIEGATRQLLAGDERHISPYFVASSLTNMPACEVAIDLGVHGPVTASALACASGLYAFVEARRLIAAGEADVVICGGTDAAITPVMFAGLGRMGALSTRNDDPAAASRPFDADRDGFVFGEGAVLAVLESAEHAARRGAAPYATLAGGALTADAFHVSAPDPTAAQATAAITGALRNADVKPDEVDYVCAHGTGTRANDRTETAALHAAFGSAADRLAISSPKSMVGHMIGAAGALGAMVCALAVRDGRVPPTINLDTPDPECDLDYVPHAARTLPVSAAIADAFGFGGQNCVAVFTRPD
- a CDS encoding helix-turn-helix domain-containing protein gives rise to the protein MFETLGLSTAAEQLYLELLERPGARPDALTRSDRDPDAVGAAIGELRGAGLLLPGPGCTAVAPDVAVELLAHRQEELLRRARAAVEPLLLRYRQVGSPDPVELVAGSEQVSLRYEQLVRCARKEILGFDKPPYVVPVRDLGMELASLGQRVRYRAVYARPALTMPGRLSDVDTLKNAGEQARILPDLPFKLLIVDRRWAMVPVSEGTEVERAMVVRPCSLLDALVATFDSYWQRAVPFGDAGRASTTGGRAAPDDLSEADRQVLALLATGLTDERIAAHLGLGLRTVQRRVRGLMDRLGAGNRFQAGLQAARTGLL
- a CDS encoding class I adenylate-forming enzyme family protein translates to MSYTYDPTAYRAVFEQHFTFLSGFWRNVHRFADELALHDTARDRSYTYAQLGAEVNRLAAGLAARGVAPGDVLVFQLFNGSEFALCYLAAQQLGAIAAPINFRFSAGETAHVLDDSEPVGYVFDAAIAPMAVAALERAGHVPAIVAAATAEAPAPDGITAFDDLLADGLPADGAVPAHPAGAFDETVRLYTSGTTGMPKGVSLPSVAEVLTAHDVIMHFPLDPTDRTLNMTPWFHRGGISPGGPNAIFYAGAAGVTMRKFDPDACLDMVAEHGLTYLIGAPTNLAMLADAQEKNPRDLSTLRGVVTMGAPLERAACLRYQQVLTPRIFNGYGTTEAFWNTFLRPGDLPEHAGSAGRACTDDDVAVVKVYDDRPTDPTDTVAKDGTETGEIIMRSVKSGYSYVNNAAEQAARFRDGWLYSGDLGTWDEQEFVTVVGRRDDMIISGGENVHPVQVEEVLNEHPLVADSIVVGIPDERWGQLVVAYVQPAGEGLTAAECDRHCREHPMLADFKRPRAYRFVDELPRTATGKKMHYLIRAELADEGATVLLERP